One Heptranchias perlo isolate sHepPer1 unplaced genomic scaffold, sHepPer1.hap1 HAP1_SCAFFOLD_43, whole genome shotgun sequence genomic window carries:
- the LOC137312465 gene encoding histone H1-like: MTDTAAAETAPPAAAAAQTNAPNKKKAVPRPTGPPLGEQILKIVGDCKDRKGISLAAIKKVLAAKGLDVEKHRSQIKLSIKRNVEKGSLVQIKGTGASGSFRVAKKETQAKVVKKVKKQVTKKSPGKKPATKKTAVKKLTAKKPAAKKSAVKKPVAKKSTTKKAAKSPIKKKAAAKKPKTPKTVKAKKVEKARAKPKPKSAKPKKAAGKKK, translated from the coding sequence atgacagacactgcagccgccgaaacggctcctcctgccgccgccgccgctcaAACCAATGCTCCGAAtaagaagaaggcggttccccgacccaccggtcccccgttgggcgaacagatcctcaagattgtgggggattgcaaggatcgcaaggggatatccctggccgcgataaagaaggttctggctgccaaaggcctggatgtggagaagcaccgTTCCCAGAttaaattaagtatcaagagaaatgtggaaaaaggctccctggtgcagatcaagggcacgggcgcctcgggctccttcagagtcgctaagaaggaaactcaggcaaaagtggtaaagaaggtgaagaaacaagtgaccaagaaatctcccggaaagaaaccagcgaCCAAAAAAACAGCGgtcaagaaattaacggccaagaaaccgGCCGCCAAGAAATCAGCGGTCAAGAAACCTGTTGCcaagaaatcgaccacgaaaaaggcggcgaaatcaccaattaagaagaaagcggcggcaaagaagcccaagacccccaagacagTGAAGGCGAAGAAGGTAGAAAAAgcgagggccaagcccaagccgaagtcagctaagcccaagaaagcagcgggcaaaaagaagtaa